The Daucus carota subsp. sativus chromosome 2, DH1 v3.0, whole genome shotgun sequence genome includes a window with the following:
- the LOC108203248 gene encoding uncharacterized protein LOC108203248, with translation MDVEGKKWLSFPRYSEIYRQGVIDFVRNAFKNHAVGNELKCLCRKCSNRFWSGATAIGDHLICNGPSPHCVDWIHEVSMLRTDRVVDEMETDHIGMGLGDEFDVMLHTTYGNVTSIGEDGIRKGLNDDAKKFYRLVKEGGQPLYPNCKKFTQLSFIVRLYQVKCIHGFSEAAFTALLELIKEVFTDVNLPSSFSVAMGMIKDLSPGYQKIHVCPNDCMLFWGENERLDKCTKCGISRWKLHEEKIDSVENMDVLKESKVPAKVMRYFPLKQRLQRMFMGSDFSNSMTWHASARKKDGKLRHPADGEGWQSMDAKYPEFAAEIRNVRLGLASDGFNPYRSMNISHSTWPVVLVNYNLPPWLIMKPENIILSTLIPGPVGVGNEIDVYMHPLIAELKELWGVGVETYDARSNSTFKLHASLLWTISDFPGYAILSGWSTKGKLACPLCHYETSSNYLKYSRKVVYLNHRKFLPPDHKWRSDKRKFNGQVEVLAAPEMLTGMQVEELLCGYENDFGKKQKKQKHNLDVMHIEKNLCDKILGTLLNIGGKTKDHLSARMDMEEMGIRKILHPIKCGDNKKVEIRAASFDMTKKEKEIFCSVFMNAKFPHGSVSNISRCVCMKKRKIAGYKSHDAHVILQYLLQFAVVKTLKPEVAIPLMRLSAFLRGICGKVIELEDVEKLQKEIIEILCELQMIFPPAFFDIMVHLPIHLCKELEFGGPVHLRCMFGVERYLCKLKFYVRNRSKPEGSIAEGYIADECLTYCARFFNDGSENINDPQDGNKDAGYPIGSGKNKEGKSIHLEGKIWIKAHRYILFNCDNVDIEMLKDEHLQLVQKDAKSQKFKRERTHTIEFHKWLKEVVQDKENISVELSCLAKGPLHAAKRFSGYVVNGYKFHTKRRDRRCTTQNSGVFLTTLTTSFASAKDQNPIVGDVGYHGSIEDIIEVDYWGELTVVLFKCCWYKKGKDCYGLTRVNFNQLCHKEDPFVLATQVQQVFYIQDPTDKNLHFVIKKSPKDQYSEVEDGMGSVEHVADINYESREQVHDVDHVINWCRDDIRTKQIHVTPDDPEEDNAEIF, from the exons ATGGATGTAGAAGGAAAGAAATGGTTGTCGTTTCCGAGGTATAGTGAAATATATAGGCAGGGGGTGATAGATTTTGTTAGAAATGCATTTAAAAATCATGCCGTAGGAAATGAGTTGAAGTGCCTTTGTAGGAAATGTAGTAATCGATTCTGGAGTGGTGCAACTGCTATAGGTGACCATCTGATATGCAATGGACCTTCTCCACATTGTGTCGATTGGATTCATGAAGTCTCGATGCTTAGGACAGACCGTGTTGTTGACGAGATGGAGACTGATCATATAGGTATGGGATTAGGAGATGAGTTTGATGTCATGCTACATACTACATATGGTAATGTGACTAGTATTGGTGAAGATGGAATTAGAAAGGGATTAAATGATGATGCGAAGAAATTTTATCGACTTGTTAAGGAGGGTGGACAACCTTTATATCCTAACTGTAAAAAATTCACTCAATTGAGTTTTATAGTTAGGCTTTACCAAGTAAAGTGCATTCATGGATTTAGTGAGGCGGCCTTTACTGCGTTACTTGAGTTGATAAAGGAGGTTTTTACCGATGTAAATCTACCATCGTCGTTTAGTGTGGCAATGGGTATGATTAAAGACTTAAGTCCTGGTTACCAAAAGATACATGTATGTCCAAATGACTGCATGCTCTTTTGGGGAGAAAATGAGAGGCTGGATAAGTGCACAAAGTGTGGAATATCAAGATGGAAACTACATGAAGAGAAAATTGATTCGGTTGAGAACATGGATGTGTTAAAAGAATCTAAGGTCCCAGCAAAAGTAATGAGATATTTTCCTTTAAAGCAAAGGCTGCAAAGAATGTTCATGGGCTCTGATTTCTCTAACTCAATGACATGGCATGCTTCAGCAAGGAAGAAGGATGGAAAGTTAAGGCATCCAGCTGATGGTGAAGGTTGGCAGTCAATGGATGCCAAATATCCTGAGTTTGCTGCAGAAATTCGAAATGTAAGGTTGGGCTTAGCATCGGATGGATTTAACCCTTATCGATCAATGAATATTTCTCATAGCACCTGGCCAGTTGTCTTAGTAAATTACAACCTTCCACCCTGGTTAATCATGAAAccggaaaatattattctatcaacCTTAATCCCTGGCCCTGTTGGAGTAGGTAATGAAATTGATGTATATATGCATCCCTTAATTGCAGAGTTGAAAGAGTTATGGGGTGTTGGTGTTGAGACTTATGATGCAAGGTCTAATAGCACATTTAAGCTACACGCAAGTCTCCTTTGGACGATAAGTGATTTTCCGGGATATGCAATTTTATCAGGATGGAGTACGAAAGGTAAGCTGGCGTGTCCTTTATGCCACTATGAGACCTcatcaaattatctaaaatacaGTAGAAAGGTTGTCTATTTGAACCACAGGAAATTTCTTCCTCCTGACCACAAATGGAGGTCTGATAAGCGCAAATTTAATGGACAAGTGGAAGTTCTAGCTGCTCCTGAAATGTTAACAGGAATGCAGGTAGAGGAGTTGTTGTGTGGTTATGAGAATGATTTTGGGAAGAAACAGAAAAAGCAAAA GCATAACCTTGATGTTATGCATATTGAGAAGAACCTTTGTGACAAAATTTTGGGGACTTTGTTAAATATTGGGGGTAAAACAAAAGATCACCTTAGTGCACGTATGGATATGGAAGAAATGGGGATTAGAAAGATTCTCCATCCTATTAAATGCGGTGATAACAAAAAAGTTGAAATTAGAGCAGCAAGTTTTGATATgacaaaaaaagagaaagagattTTTTGTTCTGTCTTCATGAATGCGAAGTTTCCACATGGATCGGTATCTAATATTAGTCGTTGTGTTTGCATGAAGAAGCGGAAGATAGCAGGTTACAAGAGTCATGATGCGCATGTTATCCTTCAATATTTATTGCAATTTGCAGTGGTTAAAACACTTAAACCTGAGGTAGCAATACCTTTGATGAGGTTAAGTGCATTCTTAAGGGGTATATGTGGCAAGGTCATCGAATTAGAAGATGTTGAAAAGTTGCAGAAGGAAATAATCGAAATACTTTGTGAGCTTCAAATGATATTTCCACCTGCATTTTTTGACATAATGGTTCACTTGCCTATTCATTTATGCAAGGAACTCGAATTCGGTGGACCTGTGCATTTGAGGTGTATGTTTGGAGTCGAACGATACTTATGCaaactaaaattttatgttCGAAACAGGAGCAAACCAGAAGGCTCTATAGCAGAAGGCTACATAGCAGATGAATGTTTGACATATTGTGCCAGATTTTTTAATGATGGaagtgaaaatataaatgatcCTCAGGATGGCAACAAAGATGCAGGGTATCCTATTGGATCTGGTAAAAATAAAGAGGGGAAATCTATACATTTGGAAGGAAAGATCTGGATCAAGGCTCATAGATACATATTATTCAATTGTGATAATGTGGATATCGAGATGCTAAAAGA CGAACACCTTCAATTGGTTCAAAAAGATGCAAAGTCACAAAAGTTTAAAAGGGAAAGGACGCATACAATTGAATTTCATAAGTGGTTGAAAGAGGTAGTTCAAGATAAAGAAAATATTTCAGTAGAATTGTCATGTTTGGCGAAAGGGCCTCTTCATGCAGCAAAGAGATTTTCTGGTTATGTGGTCAATGGATATAAGTTTCACACCAAGCGCAGAGATCGTAGGTGTACGACACAAAATTCTGGTGTCTTCCTCACTACCCTAACCACTAGTTTCGCTAGTGCAAAAGACCAAAACCCGATAGTAGGAGATGTAGGTTACCATGGTTCAATTGAGGACATCATTGAAGTCGACTACTGGGGAGAATTAACTGTTGTTCTTTTTAAGTGTTGTTGGTACAAAAAAGGTAAGGACTGCTATGGCCTAACAAGAGTGAACTTTAACCAGCTATGTCATAAAGAAGATCCTTTCGTTCTCGCTACACAAGTCCAACAGGTCTTCTATATACAAGATCCTACTGACAAAAACTTACATTTTGTTATCAAGAAATCTCCAAAGGATCAGTATTCTGAAGTGGAAGATGGGATGGGTTCAGTTGAACATGTTGCTGACATAAATTATGAGTCGCGAGAACAAGTACATGACGTTGATCATGTTATTAATTGGTGCAGAGATGACATTCGGACAAAGCAAATACATGTTACACCTGACGATCCAGAGGAGGATAATGCTGaaatattctaa